CAGCTCATAAAAGATGCCGGACTTTTAATTTAGAATTTTGAATTACTTTGATTTTTCTTGTTAAAGTCAGCCACTAAATTTACAGTAGTTGCCTGCTATAACAAAAACAATTTTATCAATAGCAAATGACATTGTCAACAATTCTTATTCACAGATTATATCTTTATATGCAGGTATATTTTTTACAGAATTAGCATTTTTTATAGCATTTATTACACTCTTCTCTACAACTTCTGTAGCTATAGAGCTTAATAAAGTCATATCTGTCTCAATTTCACCTGTTGCCATAGTAAATATAGTGTCACCATCGTGTGGTGTATGTATAGGAAATATAGTTTTTGCATATCCATTATGAGCTACTTGAGAAACTTTTTTACACTCAGCTTTAGTAAGTTTAGCATTAGTAGCTACTATCCCTATAGTAGTATTGTCTATATTAAAGCCACCTTTAGTAACACCATTTTTCATAATTTCATATGTATTTAATACTTTAGTTTTAGAATCATCTAATACACCAGCTATTATTTTTCCATTTTCATATACATCTCCTAAAGCATTAACTGCTATAAGAGCAGAAACCACGAGTCCATTAGGTAATTTAACTGAGTAGCTCCCTATACCACCCTTCATAGCATATTGAGGCCCTCTTATTTTACCTACCGTAGCACCGCAACCTGCTCCATAATTACCTTGTTTTAGTTCTGTATTATTCGCTAATTCACATGCTTTATAACCCATCTCTATATTAGGTCTACATTTTGGATCTCCAACTACTAAATCAAATAAAACTGCTCCTACTACTATAGGTACCTTTGTTACCCCTACATCAAATCCTATATTTTTTTCCTCTAAGTACTTGCTGACACCACAAGTAGATTCTAAGCCAAATGCAGATCCTCCAGATAATACAACTGCATGCACTTTTTGAATCATATTTATAGGATCTAACAAGTCAGTTTCTCTAGTACCTGGTGCAGCACCCCTTACATCTACTCCACATACAGCACCTTCTTCACAAATTACAACTGTACAACCTGTAAGACCATCTAAATCTTCTACTTGCCCTACTTTTAGGCCTTTTACGTCTAATATGTTATTATACATAACCTTTAACACCCCTTATAGAAACTTCTCCTGACATTATTTCTCTTGTTTTATCCAAGTTATCTTTTATAACTAAATTTCCTTGATCGTTTATATCAATACATCTAACTAATTCTTTTGAATCACCTTGGAGTATATATATTTCCTTACCTATTATAGCTGAATATTTTCTGCAAATTTCTAAGGTACTTTCTTTCAAACCTTTATTTATATAATCTAAGTATAGTCTTTCAAATTCCATTATTATACTTCTAACTATATCAACTCTAGATATTCGATAATTTTCTTTATATAAAGATGTGGCAATTTCCGATATTTCCTGGGAAAACTCCATAGTTTTTACATTTATACCAATCCCCAACACAATATAATTTATTCTTTCAATTTCAGCTGATAATTCAGTTAATATTCCTGCTACTTTTTTATTGTTTATAATTATATCATTAGGCCATTTTATTTGACTACTTACGCCTAACTTGTTTAATGCACTAACTATACTTGCACCAGCTATTAATGTTATAAATGGTGCTTTGTACGGTGATATGTTAGGTTTTAGTATAGCACTCATCCATATACCTTCTGATGATTTTGAATGCCACTGTCTACCTAATCTTCCTTTTCCTTTAGTTTGCTCTTCACTTATTATAATAGTTCCATCCAAAGATTCACTAGCTATACTTTTAGCATAATCATTTGTAGAACCGATAGTATCAAAATGTTCTATTTTTCTTCCCATAAAATTAGTATCTAGCTCATGACAAATATTATTATATGTTAATAGGTCATCAGGTTTTTTTACTAGTCTATATCCTTTTTTATTAACAGATTCAATATTATAACCTTGTTCTTTTAAAACTTTTATGTGTTTCCATACTGCAGCTCTAGATATACCTAATTGCTTGGATAATTCCTCTCCTGAAATAAATTCATCTTGATTATTTAATATAGTTTCAATTATTTTATCTCTCATATTACACCTCTATCTAATGTAATTTGTACATCTAATAAGTAATTATACCTTAACAATAATTATTTTATAGCTAAATTTCAAAATATTTCCTTAGATTTACTAAATAAAAAACCTCACTATATTTAATCTATTTAAAATATAGTGAGGTTTAATTTTATCTCTCAGTTAATTCAATTAATGTTCCATATGTTCCCTTAGGGTGACAGAATGCTATTTTAGCTCCTCCTGCCCCGTATCTAAATGTGTTATCTAGCATTATATAGCCTTTATCTTTAAATTCTTGGATAGCACTTTCTATGCTTCC
Above is a genomic segment from Romboutsia lituseburensis containing:
- a CDS encoding biotin--[acetyl-CoA-carboxylase] ligase; this translates as MRDKIIETILNNQDEFISGEELSKQLGISRAAVWKHIKVLKEQGYNIESVNKKGYRLVKKPDDLLTYNNICHELDTNFMGRKIEHFDTIGSTNDYAKSIASESLDGTIIISEEQTKGKGRLGRQWHSKSSEGIWMSAILKPNISPYKAPFITLIAGASIVSALNKLGVSSQIKWPNDIIINNKKVAGILTELSAEIERINYIVLGIGINVKTMEFSQEISEIATSLYKENYRISRVDIVRSIIMEFERLYLDYINKGLKESTLEICRKYSAIIGKEIYILQGDSKELVRCIDINDQGNLVIKDNLDKTREIMSGEVSIRGVKGYV
- a CDS encoding P1 family peptidase, whose amino-acid sequence is MYNNILDVKGLKVGQVEDLDGLTGCTVVICEEGAVCGVDVRGAAPGTRETDLLDPINMIQKVHAVVLSGGSAFGLESTCGVSKYLEEKNIGFDVGVTKVPIVVGAVLFDLVVGDPKCRPNIEMGYKACELANNTELKQGNYGAGCGATVGKIRGPQYAMKGGIGSYSVKLPNGLVVSALIAVNALGDVYENGKIIAGVLDDSKTKVLNTYEIMKNGVTKGGFNIDNTTIGIVATNAKLTKAECKKVSQVAHNGYAKTIFPIHTPHDGDTIFTMATGEIETDMTLLSSIATEVVEKSVINAIKNANSVKNIPAYKDIICE